attcagtaatacataataattttttatacaattagaacacgtctcctttgttgcgctagttgaaaaatgaatattgcgcagtgctgcaatgagttgagctggtcttgcaactaaaatattaaaattataaatacaatggaaaaataaacgcttctggtgcgagtttttcgacttatactgtgaattaccagcactgtggaaaataaatagtgtttttttatacaattagtgccttttttatacaattaaaacacatgtttcatttgttgcgctacattaaaaatgaatattgcttattatttttgagccgtgtatgtcaaaattttcatttgcacaaattccgtcgttttatatttgcgcatggcttttgtgtcatgtatgggccgtctaagtggagtataatcgtggctaagttgccaagtcaagtcaagtatatgctaagtatcagtaatgggtcaTTAACTACTTATGTGGCGAGGCGTTAAAGCCTCGTTTTCGTTATGGCATATATGTTgtcaaatgttgccaaaataatgaaaacggaaTGCCAAATAGTGTCAATTGTGTTTGCAGTCAGGTTTGACAGCTCACTGTCAGACAAAATGGCATCCAAGTGAAAACGACCaaatttcagtttgccagcgcagtTGGCAACTTTTGACATACAAAACAGATTTgccaacatgctggcaaatctGTCATAAACCGTGCGCACAGCTAATTTCACACATCACATATAAAaggtaaattttaaaaatttgtaaaaaagtttatttattaatttgttgcattgtgctttttAGTTTAAAGTTAAAATAGAGGACGTAATGGATGAGTCAGCTTCAAATTCTTCAATTTTCGTTCACCCATTCGGTAGTACCAGTGAAAAAAAGAGGCGGGTGAGAAAACTGACCGAAAAATGGACAGCCGAGCACACGGAGAGGCTAATGCAGGAAGTAGAGGTCAGGGAAAGGACCTGGAATTTTCTTTCGCCTCAATACAGGGACCGGAATTTGAGGGAGgctctttgcacacagagtacattaactttgattggataacggttggttgtacaggtataaaggaatcgagatagatatagaattccatatatcaaaatcattagtatcgaaaaacattttgatggagccatgtccgtccgtctgtccgttaacacgataacttgagtaaattttgaggtatcttgatgaaatatggtacgtaggttcctgggcactcatctcacgaacgatatcggactataaccacgcccactttttcgatatcgaaaatttcgaaaaacggaaaaagtgcgataattcgtttcCAAAGACGGCTACTGggatgaaacttgctaggtgagttgaccttatgacgcagaatagaatattagtaaaattttggacaatgagcttggcaccgcccacttttaaaggaaggtaatttaaaagttttgcaagctgtaatttggcagtcgttgaaggtatcatgatgaaatttggcaggaacgttactcctattactatagccgtgttttttaacacgcgtatatccgtttacgcttaggactgctaagagacaagttTTTTTGTCGCTTATGAAATAGTAGAATATAAAATCAGTACTTCTAAGTTTCAATAAGTAGTTTTTATCGACTTTTTTGGTCTGTTTTACCAttctaattaaaaacaaaatgtcaGCAGAAGAAATGTGAGTACTTTTGCGTAAatattatacaaaattttaaataatgcatatttactcaattttttcagaaaataatcaAGGAAACGTTGGACGAGGGAGGaggcgcttcttttgttgcagtgCTACACTGCCCGAAAGAAGGAGTTTAAGCACAGCAGGAAAAAGAAGTATACTTACGTGAATTTGTTGGAAGATATGTTTGGACGAGGCTTTTTGGTATGTtccttttactaaattttttattcaaaaggttgattatgttttatattgattttgtAGGATACCACTGTAACAATAAAGACGTTGGAGGCGAAGATGCGCACACTTTTGATAGGGTATAAAAGCGCCAAGGACAACAACAGACAGACCGGTGCGACATATTGCAAAGCTCCATTTATGGAAGAAATGGATAAGATTTTTGGCCGTGAGCCAATAATCTCAAATTCTCACAGCCTGAATCTAGGCTCAAGAATACAAAGGCCATTATCTGAGCGCTGTTCGTTGGCTGCTGTTGGTAAATATTTCACTAATTGGTTATCTATTAGTTTCTCttaaatacaatatttgtttatatttattgatAGAGTCATGTTTGCTTCGTGATACCCTGTTGTTGTCCAGTGAAGACTCATCATCGAACACAGAGTCCCAGCGCAATATAGATTCCACATCAAGATGTTTATCGGCTTGCAATCACGATGGAGATGTGCCAACGTCCAGTGGAAACTCATTTGCCAGCCCAGAGGCATTGTGCTATGTAGCCTCCAACCGAGTACCTTTGACTATTGGAACAAGCAATCCCCGAAAAAGAAAGCGTGCAAAGGAGAACTATTATGAAGAAAAGTTAGAGGAAGAGGATATCAAGAATATTATttcggagaaattaaatgctcCTTAAGCCAAGGAATTCACACTTTTGTGTACTCAGTGCATCTGTTGTATAATCTCGGGAGAgcgtgagcataatgtgttgtgaAGTACCTGAAAAATTCTGCAATACATTGAATCAAATTCATTTGCTTAAATATATTAGTAAACAACTTGTACGTATGTTACACTTACACTTCAATATTTTTACAATCATCTTCAATTGTTGCTAAATTGTGATAAATAGGATTTTTCAGGCAGCCGaggtattccactcagcagtcgatatagtaatcaataaatatatatacatgaagtcagcaaatttaaatgaattttatgaattaatttaaatttttgtcaaTCATGTAACACAGTACCTGTTTTAAGACAGCATACAAAACAGTTAATTAAATAAAGTATACAAGTTTAATTTTACTTCTGTTATAGTATTCAGCGTTGTGGGGCCATTTAGAAACTATTCTATTTTGCGATAGGTCGTTTTCGGGCCGTAATGCCAAGATCCATCAGCTAAAAGTGACTACATTAGGAATGGTATTTTCGAATGAAGAAGTTCAA
The Eurosta solidaginis isolate ZX-2024a chromosome 5, ASM4086904v1, whole genome shotgun sequence DNA segment above includes these coding regions:
- the LOC137253812 gene encoding uncharacterized protein encodes the protein MFGRGFLDTTVTIKTLEAKMRTLLIGYKSAKDNNRQTGATYCKAPFMEEMDKIFGREPIISNSHSLNLGSRIQRPLSERCSLAAVESCLLRDTLLLSSEDSSSNTESQRNIDSTSRCLSACNHDGDVPTSSGNSFASPEALCYVASNRVPLTIGTSNPRKRKRAKENYYEEKLEEEDIKNIISEKLNAP